The Thermococcus thermotolerans genome contains a region encoding:
- a CDS encoding COG1361 S-layer family protein, whose amino-acid sequence MKKTGLILALMLITAMLSGSVSASTGSPLFEGYLSKGEAILVGPLIVTLTDTQKDYGSGDYYAFLLIMKDGRILNAEYKTILVPDPNKIQRLLLDPEFLTAMAQAMGYDVTQCEQYVNNSAEFNACLIANAYGFYQWLNSASPQEIADAVIKTIEEHPELGIRKEDILMEVTYPEVTPVREGETVEVSVDNRTVYVTVNEVYPNGVRISMSGPSEWRAATAPGLIISNVEMPSTVQPGDTVTVKVHLRNEGARKVRYINVFVTPAPMSFNDSSSIASAVSMALSQTGLSKSVFYPEESTVRYIEYLEGKENTTLTFRIKINPNADVGTYPLYVGVVYFTGLGANMRMVQSYNFVALTVKKPREAFVEITKVETEPREISPGDTFTVRFTIENTGAEAVKALSLKISSYKVPVQGEIKNVDLSALSQLPVQGSEQLRGSLQDALNQIMGQLAKQNIEAFLPIGEDNVKYLPELQPGEKATLEFRIKANEKLENGIYPLRIELKYLTEPNEKEITDERLVGIDVTGRAQLILSRVSTSPGKIIPGTDNVEVDFQVDNVGTGTARTVIVRPMPGWPFSLSESSEQVIGLGNLGKGDSAKTSFKINVAENASSGTYEIPLLVTYTNDLGMAKNVTLKVPIIIGAKPNIEVVGVDFAPEPLQGETVNVYIKLKNTGGEKATSVLIEGVVKADQPFSLDKRTDYIGDLAPGATGEGVIVLRIDGNAIPKDYNIQLRIRAVGDPAQGDDNVYVFERTATISVKENTKTQTNLRNLAIVIGVLVVIAVLYTYRKRSS is encoded by the coding sequence ATGAAAAAAACCGGATTGATTCTCGCCCTGATGCTCATCACCGCGATGCTCTCCGGGAGCGTGAGCGCATCAACCGGAAGCCCCCTGTTCGAGGGCTACCTCAGCAAGGGCGAGGCTATTCTCGTCGGTCCGCTCATAGTGACCCTAACCGACACCCAGAAGGACTACGGAAGCGGCGACTACTACGCCTTCCTCCTCATAATGAAGGACGGCAGAATACTCAACGCCGAATACAAGACGATACTCGTGCCGGATCCCAACAAGATACAGCGCCTTCTCCTCGACCCGGAGTTCCTGACGGCTATGGCACAGGCCATGGGCTACGACGTGACCCAGTGCGAGCAGTACGTGAACAACAGCGCCGAATTCAACGCCTGTCTGATCGCCAACGCCTACGGATTCTACCAGTGGCTCAACAGCGCGTCCCCGCAGGAGATAGCCGACGCCGTGATTAAGACCATCGAGGAGCACCCAGAACTTGGAATAAGGAAGGAAGACATCCTGATGGAGGTAACCTATCCCGAGGTAACCCCTGTTCGGGAAGGAGAGACCGTAGAGGTCAGCGTTGACAACCGGACGGTTTACGTGACCGTCAACGAGGTATATCCAAACGGCGTCAGGATAAGCATGAGCGGACCCTCTGAATGGAGAGCCGCAACAGCCCCAGGACTGATAATTTCAAACGTTGAAATGCCGAGCACGGTTCAACCGGGAGACACGGTTACCGTCAAGGTTCACCTCAGGAACGAGGGTGCCAGAAAGGTGCGCTACATCAACGTCTTCGTTACGCCCGCACCGATGAGCTTCAACGACAGCTCCTCAATAGCGAGCGCAGTTTCGATGGCCCTGAGCCAAACCGGCCTCTCAAAGAGCGTCTTCTATCCGGAGGAAAGCACCGTGCGGTACATTGAGTACCTCGAAGGCAAGGAGAACACAACTCTGACATTCAGGATAAAGATAAACCCCAACGCCGACGTTGGAACGTATCCCCTCTACGTTGGGGTCGTCTACTTCACCGGCCTGGGGGCGAACATGCGCATGGTGCAGAGCTACAACTTCGTGGCTCTCACAGTCAAAAAGCCCAGGGAAGCCTTCGTCGAGATAACCAAGGTCGAGACCGAGCCCCGGGAGATAAGCCCTGGAGACACCTTCACGGTGCGCTTTACCATTGAGAACACCGGGGCGGAGGCCGTTAAAGCCCTCAGCCTGAAGATAAGCTCCTACAAAGTGCCGGTACAGGGCGAGATAAAGAACGTCGACCTCTCGGCGCTCTCTCAGCTCCCAGTCCAGGGGAGTGAGCAGCTCAGAGGGAGCCTGCAGGATGCCCTCAACCAGATAATGGGCCAGCTTGCCAAGCAGAACATAGAGGCCTTCCTGCCTATCGGGGAGGACAACGTGAAGTATCTCCCAGAGCTTCAGCCGGGGGAGAAGGCCACCCTTGAGTTCAGAATCAAGGCCAATGAGAAGCTGGAGAACGGCATATACCCGCTCAGGATAGAGCTGAAGTACCTCACGGAGCCGAACGAGAAGGAGATAACCGACGAGAGGCTGGTCGGAATAGACGTGACCGGAAGGGCCCAGCTGATACTCTCCAGGGTATCAACGTCGCCCGGCAAGATAATCCCCGGGACGGACAACGTTGAGGTCGACTTCCAAGTGGACAACGTTGGAACCGGTACTGCCAGGACGGTAATAGTAAGGCCCATGCCGGGATGGCCCTTCTCGCTCAGCGAGAGCAGCGAGCAGGTAATTGGCCTGGGAAACCTGGGGAAGGGCGACTCCGCAAAGACCTCATTCAAGATAAACGTCGCCGAGAACGCCAGCTCCGGAACCTATGAGATACCCCTGCTCGTGACCTACACCAACGACCTCGGTATGGCGAAGAACGTCACGCTCAAGGTTCCCATAATAATCGGCGCCAAGCCGAACATCGAGGTCGTCGGTGTGGACTTTGCTCCAGAGCCCCTCCAGGGGGAGACCGTCAACGTATACATCAAGCTGAAGAACACAGGCGGAGAGAAGGCCACCAGCGTGCTCATCGAGGGCGTCGTGAAGGCCGACCAGCCCTTCAGTCTGGATAAGAGAACGGATTACATCGGCGACCTGGCCCCGGGAGCAACGGGAGAAGGAGTAATCGTGCTCAGGATAGACGGAAACGCAATTCCAAAGGACTACAACATCCAGCTGCGCATAAGGGCCGTCGGAGACCCGGCCCAGGGGGACGACAACGTTTACGTCTTCGAGAGAACCGCGACAATCTCCGTGAAGGAGAACACAAAAACCCAGACCAACCTGAGAAACCTGGCCATAGTCATCGGCGTGCTCGTGGTCATAGCGGTGCTCTACACCTACAGGAAACGGTCCAGCTAA
- a CDS encoding hydrophobe/amphiphile efflux-3 (HAE3) family transporter, with translation MNPLRSAARIIVRYRVAFALIAVFLLVVSVYGIQKLRFESDLRTMLPENHPSIADYTALQNEFQSGDSTLIVVKVNSIEPGGVYDIRDPQVIEAIYELEQRLRQREYVTDTVSIADIYMQVLGRLPKTEEEAKFVLDMLPPEERYGLVSRDYTTTIIAVTISREKKTETLVRVYRGIEEDINDVKFPKNVEVIQTGNIGITYRILELLQSDLNKTMAISFILVIALLLYFYRSPVKAAIPLIPLVFGVTMTLGFMGLMGIPLDLATTTIGAMLIGMGIDYGIHVTNRYYEERKRGRSIEEAAEEAVAETGKALLGAALTTIGGFAAMYLSSLPMLHHLATALILGLSLAALNAVVITPAVIILEEDIMKRVKGHYVVPEVRSHSGMVGRVFHNLGETIRRKPAAFLAAVFLITLFFGYGITQVTTEVRLEKFVPKGMPEIEALMDIRSDFGGQDELYVLVKANDVRNPAIARGIYRFENQVKADSYYNGVFDSESIADVVHRQYGYIPNDEEKIKSALGKSQGPSLVSSDYSMTIIKFKGDFGGASMDDFRRIMRYFEEETARAQKTEFPPGVKLSLTGDIYLNYVLDQLTKVEINRISTYGTAVVVLIVLLLFRRPKVSMAMITPMFLGALWTVGFMGWAGIPFTQSLAGVISMIVGLGVDYGMHLTHRFLEEMNEGNPRPIVTSVESVGPGILAGALTTAGGFLALLAGELPTIHDFGTTLAFGIFASMFAAYLVTPALLQVFYGRNIGGGRE, from the coding sequence ATGAATCCACTGAGGAGCGCCGCGAGAATCATCGTGAGGTACAGGGTAGCCTTTGCACTGATAGCGGTGTTTCTGCTGGTCGTTTCGGTATACGGAATCCAGAAACTCCGCTTTGAGAGCGACCTCAGAACCATGCTCCCCGAAAACCACCCCTCCATAGCGGACTACACGGCATTGCAGAACGAGTTCCAGAGCGGGGACAGCACGCTGATAGTCGTCAAGGTGAACTCGATAGAGCCCGGCGGTGTCTACGACATCCGCGACCCGCAGGTTATAGAAGCCATCTACGAGCTTGAGCAGAGGCTCAGGCAGAGGGAGTACGTAACCGACACGGTGAGCATCGCCGATATCTACATGCAGGTTCTGGGAAGGCTTCCAAAGACCGAGGAGGAGGCAAAGTTCGTCCTCGATATGCTTCCGCCGGAGGAGAGGTACGGGCTCGTCAGCAGGGACTACACGACGACGATAATAGCCGTGACTATAAGCAGGGAAAAGAAAACGGAAACCCTCGTAAGGGTCTACAGGGGCATAGAGGAGGACATAAACGACGTCAAGTTCCCGAAGAACGTTGAGGTGATACAGACTGGGAACATAGGGATAACCTACCGCATACTGGAACTCCTCCAGAGCGACCTCAACAAGACGATGGCAATATCCTTCATCCTCGTCATAGCCCTGCTCCTCTACTTCTACCGCTCCCCCGTTAAGGCCGCCATCCCCCTCATTCCCCTCGTCTTCGGAGTCACGATGACACTCGGCTTCATGGGATTGATGGGCATACCCCTCGACCTGGCCACGACCACAATAGGGGCGATGCTCATCGGAATGGGAATAGACTACGGAATCCACGTGACCAACCGCTATTACGAGGAGAGGAAAAGGGGAAGGAGCATAGAGGAAGCGGCAGAGGAAGCGGTCGCTGAGACAGGAAAAGCCCTACTAGGCGCGGCGCTTACAACCATAGGCGGCTTCGCCGCGATGTACCTATCAAGTCTCCCGATGCTCCACCACCTGGCCACCGCGCTGATCCTCGGTCTAAGTTTAGCCGCGCTCAACGCAGTCGTGATAACCCCCGCGGTCATAATCCTAGAGGAGGACATAATGAAGCGGGTAAAAGGCCACTACGTGGTCCCAGAGGTTCGCTCCCACTCGGGCATGGTGGGCAGGGTCTTCCACAACCTCGGAGAGACCATAAGGAGAAAACCCGCGGCATTTCTAGCGGCGGTGTTTCTGATAACCCTCTTCTTCGGATACGGAATAACACAGGTGACCACCGAGGTGAGGCTTGAAAAGTTCGTCCCCAAGGGCATGCCGGAGATAGAGGCGCTCATGGACATCAGGAGTGACTTCGGCGGTCAGGACGAGCTGTACGTCCTTGTTAAGGCGAACGACGTCAGGAACCCAGCCATAGCCAGGGGCATTTACCGCTTCGAGAATCAGGTAAAGGCGGACTCCTACTACAACGGCGTCTTCGACTCGGAGAGCATAGCCGACGTGGTTCACCGACAGTACGGCTACATTCCCAACGATGAGGAGAAAATAAAGAGCGCCCTTGGGAAAAGCCAGGGGCCCAGCCTGGTCTCAAGCGACTATTCCATGACCATCATCAAGTTCAAGGGCGACTTCGGCGGGGCCAGCATGGATGACTTCAGGAGGATAATGCGCTATTTCGAAGAGGAAACCGCGAGGGCGCAGAAGACCGAATTCCCACCGGGCGTGAAGCTCTCCCTCACGGGAGACATATACCTGAACTACGTACTCGACCAGCTCACGAAGGTCGAGATAAACCGCATCTCGACCTACGGAACCGCCGTTGTCGTGTTAATAGTGCTCCTCCTCTTCAGGAGACCCAAGGTTTCGATGGCAATGATAACACCGATGTTTTTAGGTGCCCTCTGGACGGTCGGCTTCATGGGATGGGCCGGGATACCTTTCACCCAGAGTCTGGCCGGAGTTATCTCAATGATAGTGGGCCTGGGCGTTGACTACGGCATGCACCTAACCCACCGCTTCCTTGAGGAGATGAACGAGGGCAACCCCAGGCCGATAGTTACGTCGGTTGAGAGCGTCGGGCCCGGCATACTGGCCGGAGCTCTGACAACGGCCGGCGGCTTCCTGGCCTTACTCGCCGGTGAGCTACCGACCATACACGACTTCGGAACGACCCTGGCGTTTGGAATATTCGCGTCAATGTTTGCCGCTTACCTCGTAACCCCTGCGCTGCTGCAGGTCTTTTACGGAAGAAATATTGGAGGTGGTAGGGAATGA
- a CDS encoding GbsR/MarR family transcriptional regulator → MGIEEAKRIIMDHFAGAARRFGFNELYGYIYGVLFLAREPMSLGEIAEATGYSLSHVSTALKFMERIGLVVRIKKPGDKRAYYKATKLLKDWRQAAYYNRIMEDIQQTRANLERALQELEGEESEEAELIRESIRFAIHRNDLAERILRFLIEHEDEEVLERLMDCLEAPEKR, encoded by the coding sequence ATGGGGATCGAAGAGGCCAAGAGGATAATTATGGATCATTTCGCAGGGGCCGCGAGGAGGTTCGGCTTCAACGAGCTTTACGGCTACATCTACGGCGTTCTGTTCCTTGCGCGGGAGCCCATGAGTTTAGGTGAGATCGCCGAGGCGACGGGCTATTCTCTCTCCCACGTGAGCACCGCCCTCAAGTTCATGGAGCGCATAGGGCTCGTCGTGAGGATCAAAAAGCCCGGTGACAAGAGGGCCTACTACAAAGCAACAAAACTCCTCAAGGACTGGAGGCAGGCGGCCTATTATAACAGGATAATGGAGGACATACAGCAGACCAGGGCGAACTTGGAACGGGCCCTTCAGGAGCTTGAGGGTGAGGAAAGCGAGGAGGCAGAGTTAATAAGGGAGAGCATCAGGTTTGCTATACACAGGAATGACCTTGCGGAAAGGATTCTGAGGTTTCTGATTGAGCACGAGGACGAGGAGGTTCTTGAGAGGCTCATGGACTGTCTTGAAGCACCCGAAAAACGGTAG
- a CDS encoding CDP-2,3-bis-(O-geranylgeranyl)-sn-glycerol synthase, whose product MALSSLLWAFWYILPAYVANASPVLLGGGSPIDGGKNWRDGRRILGDGKTWRGFLGGLTCGTLTGLIQYFLTPGFYGNLRTAALLAFLLALGALTGDLVGSFFKRRANLPRGAPAIGLDQLGFLISALALAYPVKTLSSGQIIFLLVVSPFIHWGANYFAYKMGWKGVPW is encoded by the coding sequence ATGGCGCTCTCATCACTGCTTTGGGCATTCTGGTATATACTGCCCGCCTATGTTGCCAATGCTTCACCGGTGCTGCTGGGGGGAGGCTCCCCTATAGACGGGGGCAAGAACTGGCGCGACGGACGAAGGATCCTCGGCGATGGTAAGACCTGGAGGGGCTTCCTTGGTGGCCTGACGTGCGGCACGCTGACTGGACTCATCCAGTACTTCCTCACACCCGGGTTTTACGGAAACCTCAGAACGGCCGCCCTGCTCGCGTTCCTTCTTGCCCTCGGTGCCCTCACCGGGGACCTGGTCGGCAGCTTCTTCAAGAGGAGGGCAAACCTCCCGCGTGGCGCCCCTGCGATAGGCCTCGACCAGCTGGGATTCCTCATAAGCGCGCTTGCACTCGCTTATCCGGTTAAAACCCTCAGCTCGGGCCAGATAATATTCCTTCTCGTGGTCTCCCCCTTCATCCACTGGGGCGCGAACTACTTCGCCTACAAAATGGGCTGGAAGGGCGTGCCGTGGTGA
- a CDS encoding ubiquitin-like small modifier protein 1 produces MRIRVRYFARFRSLVGTGEEELEVPEGTTIGGLIEILKERHPVLKNEVFAEDDDLADVNVSRNGSYVGFDEVLEDGDVVALFPPVSGG; encoded by the coding sequence ATGAGGATTAGGGTTCGCTATTTCGCCAGGTTCCGCTCCCTGGTTGGCACCGGTGAGGAGGAACTCGAAGTTCCCGAGGGGACGACCATCGGCGGGCTGATAGAAATCCTGAAGGAGAGGCATCCCGTTCTCAAAAACGAGGTCTTCGCCGAGGACGACGACCTAGCTGATGTCAATGTCTCCAGGAACGGCAGTTACGTGGGTTTCGATGAGGTTCTTGAGGATGGTGATGTGGTTGCGCTGTTTCCCCCTGTGAGCGGTGGTTGA
- a CDS encoding ThiF family adenylyltransferase, translating into MLTKRELERYDRQIMIFGEEGQEKLKASKVAVVGVGGLGSPVAYYLAAAGVGTLLLVDEQKPELSNLNRQILHWEEDLNENPKPLSAKWKLEHFNSNIKIETFVGKLDEGNIDSVLKGADVIVDCLDNFGTRFLLDDYAGKAEVPLIHGAVEGTYGQVTTIIPGKTKSLREIFPNVRENRGKFPILGATAGVIGTIQAMEVIKLLTGIGEPLLNRLLIVDLAFNTFDVIELR; encoded by the coding sequence ATGCTCACGAAAAGGGAGCTTGAGCGCTACGACAGGCAGATAATGATCTTCGGTGAAGAGGGTCAGGAGAAGCTTAAGGCCTCAAAGGTCGCGGTCGTTGGAGTCGGTGGCCTCGGGAGTCCGGTCGCCTACTACCTTGCCGCCGCTGGCGTTGGTACCCTCCTCCTTGTAGACGAGCAAAAGCCGGAGCTGAGCAACCTCAACAGACAGATACTCCACTGGGAGGAGGATTTGAATGAGAATCCTAAACCGCTCTCTGCCAAATGGAAGCTTGAGCACTTCAACTCAAATATAAAAATCGAAACGTTTGTAGGTAAACTGGACGAGGGCAACATCGATAGTGTTCTCAAAGGGGCTGACGTCATCGTTGACTGCCTCGACAACTTCGGGACAAGGTTTCTCCTCGATGACTACGCGGGAAAGGCAGAGGTTCCCCTCATTCACGGAGCCGTTGAGGGAACCTACGGGCAGGTGACGACCATAATTCCTGGAAAGACCAAGAGCCTGCGCGAGATATTTCCGAACGTGAGGGAAAATAGGGGAAAGTTCCCGATACTCGGGGCAACAGCTGGGGTTATTGGCACCATTCAGGCGATGGAGGTAATAAAACTGCTCACCGGGATCGGTGAGCCCCTCCTCAACAGACTGCTCATAGTTGACCTTGCCTTCAACACCTTTGATGTTATTGAGCTCAGGTAG
- a CDS encoding molybdenum cofactor biosynthesis protein MoaE, protein MKVRLTKEPFDLNEALGYLLVPEAGGYVFFLGKVRNENHGRRVEKLIYEAYPEMAEAEMARIRKEALERFPILDMLIWHRYGELEVGQDTILIIASGRHRKEAFEACMWAIDEVKRRVPVWKREVTDEGTFWIEGDRLVPEK, encoded by the coding sequence ATGAAGGTCAGGCTTACGAAAGAACCCTTTGACCTCAACGAGGCTTTGGGCTACCTCCTGGTTCCGGAGGCTGGTGGCTATGTGTTCTTCCTTGGCAAGGTCAGAAACGAGAACCACGGGAGGAGGGTAGAGAAGCTCATCTACGAGGCCTATCCTGAGATGGCCGAGGCTGAGATGGCCCGTATACGAAAAGAGGCCCTTGAGAGGTTCCCCATTCTGGACATGCTTATCTGGCACCGCTACGGAGAGCTTGAAGTCGGTCAGGACACGATACTCATTATCGCCAGTGGCAGGCACAGGAAGGAGGCCTTTGAGGCCTGCATGTGGGCAATTGATGAGGTGAAGCGCCGCGTCCCGGTGTGGAAGAGGGAGGTGACGGATGAGGGCACCTTCTGGATCGAGGGCGACCGGCTGGTTCCTGAGAAGTGA
- a CDS encoding SPASM domain-containing protein translates to MERVAYDASHTVDVGMALNIVSIGKPPWSNSSHNGRLERLIVQLGAGNGKFSEINGIPRSIGCIGNSSFILRREPLSPERVKELIREFKEIGGKELWLTNYDRVEYLTSVATYASEIGVPEVYAVVRLEDVESVEPVDGVRFIAELEYSPKNVQRLEAHSWLYGALIMVRGSQLDELMGLKTTFPGEVYVDVLFPGSARKLDFNVIEVKRILNPTVERYHDCLAGTMAVTADGYALPCPLLRNYVVGDLKELGIKKVLRKRRIKAFWRMTKDDIGACSDCPFRYICHDCRALEYQATGEIDGLEYCQIVF, encoded by the coding sequence ATGGAGAGGGTAGCCTACGATGCATCTCATACCGTTGATGTGGGGATGGCCCTCAATATAGTCTCCATAGGAAAGCCTCCTTGGAGCAACAGCTCCCACAATGGCAGGCTTGAGCGTCTCATCGTGCAACTTGGTGCAGGAAACGGTAAATTCTCCGAGATTAACGGCATACCGCGCTCAATAGGGTGTATAGGGAACAGCTCCTTCATTCTTCGGAGGGAACCTCTCAGTCCCGAAAGGGTGAAGGAGCTTATCCGGGAGTTCAAGGAGATAGGCGGAAAGGAACTCTGGCTCACCAACTACGACAGGGTGGAATACCTTACCAGCGTTGCCACATACGCCTCTGAAATAGGCGTTCCGGAGGTCTATGCAGTCGTCAGGCTTGAGGATGTGGAATCAGTCGAACCCGTCGATGGGGTCCGCTTCATCGCCGAGCTTGAATACTCACCGAAAAACGTTCAGAGGCTTGAGGCCCACAGCTGGCTCTACGGAGCGCTCATAATGGTGCGGGGTTCACAGCTGGATGAGCTTATGGGCCTCAAGACCACCTTCCCCGGGGAGGTCTACGTCGACGTTCTCTTCCCCGGCTCCGCTAGAAAGCTGGACTTCAACGTTATAGAGGTCAAGAGGATACTGAATCCAACCGTTGAAAGATACCACGACTGCTTGGCCGGTACGATGGCCGTAACGGCTGACGGCTATGCGCTTCCGTGTCCGCTCCTCAGGAACTACGTTGTCGGGGATCTGAAGGAGCTGGGGATAAAGAAGGTTCTCAGAAAGAGGAGAATCAAGGCCTTCTGGAGGATGACAAAGGATGATATAGGGGCCTGCAGTGACTGTCCGTTCAGGTATATCTGCCACGACTGCAGGGCGCTAGAGTATCAGGCTACCGGTGAGATAGACGGCCTGGAATACTGCCAGATAGTATTTTAG
- a CDS encoding Lrp/AsnC family transcriptional regulator produces MGEPVMEELEFLVEILVRHPTDSLKKIAEEEGIDYYRLKRLYDKYYGKYISVSAVYNIRIIGLRSYLAFLSVPSDSILETGYRMAQNPFVAYVNPAFGFKNGLSAVLHIPDDQKDRIDEMLSKYSDDYEYYEVRAYPYSGDDNFGEWNLSYDYAVLMDILNIDARTPITKIAQRLGKTRPTVKFMINRLKSMGILVGFDPALENNIHDRSVLGITETLDESVLERFKEYEIVVGVLPGRGYVIEWFFSSKEDLGTKILEFSNYVEKLLIEYFDPTFKELNDKNGMTRYSRRIKKDGSGYRSILDF; encoded by the coding sequence ATGGGCGAGCCTGTCATGGAGGAGCTCGAATTTCTCGTGGAGATTTTGGTGAGACATCCCACGGATAGCCTGAAAAAAATAGCCGAGGAGGAGGGGATAGACTACTATCGTCTCAAGAGGCTGTACGACAAGTACTACGGAAAATACATCTCCGTCAGTGCCGTTTATAATATTAGGATAATAGGCCTCAGGAGTTATCTGGCGTTTCTGAGCGTTCCTTCAGACAGCATACTTGAGACGGGTTATAGAATGGCCCAGAATCCTTTTGTGGCCTATGTCAATCCTGCATTCGGATTCAAGAATGGACTATCGGCAGTACTCCACATTCCAGACGACCAGAAGGACAGGATAGACGAGATGCTATCAAAATACTCCGACGACTATGAATACTATGAGGTCAGGGCGTATCCATACAGCGGGGACGACAACTTCGGGGAATGGAACCTGAGCTACGATTACGCTGTGCTGATGGACATCTTGAATATAGACGCGAGAACCCCGATAACCAAGATAGCACAGAGGCTCGGAAAGACCCGCCCCACAGTAAAATTCATGATAAACAGACTTAAGAGTATGGGAATCCTGGTGGGATTCGACCCCGCTTTGGAAAACAATATCCACGACAGGAGTGTTCTTGGAATAACGGAAACCCTCGATGAATCAGTCCTAGAGAGATTCAAGGAATACGAGATCGTCGTTGGGGTGCTCCCTGGAAGAGGATACGTCATAGAATGGTTCTTCTCGTCAAAAGAGGATCTGGGAACAAAGATACTGGAGTTCAGCAACTACGTGGAAAAGCTACTCATAGAGTACTTTGATCCCACATTCAAAGAACTCAACGACAAGAACGGAATGACCAGGTACTCACGAAGGATAAAAAAAGACGGGAGCGGGTACCGATCCATACTGGACTTCTAA
- a CDS encoding adenosine-specific kinase produces the protein MVKIDVVDIEKPEGVEVIIGQGNFSIFTVDDLAKTLLTTVPGIKFGIAMNEAKPQLTRFTGNDPELEKLAAKNALKIGAGHVFVILMKNAFPINVLNAVKNHPAVAMVYGASENPFQVIIAETDLGRSVLGIVDGKAANRIEDEELRKERRELVERIGYKID, from the coding sequence ATGGTGAAGATAGACGTCGTTGACATCGAAAAGCCCGAAGGGGTCGAGGTGATAATCGGGCAGGGCAACTTCTCTATATTCACCGTTGATGACCTAGCAAAGACCCTCCTCACAACGGTTCCGGGCATAAAGTTCGGAATAGCCATGAACGAGGCCAAGCCCCAGCTGACGCGCTTCACCGGCAACGATCCCGAGCTTGAAAAGCTTGCCGCTAAAAACGCCCTCAAGATTGGAGCCGGCCACGTCTTCGTTATACTGATGAAGAACGCGTTCCCGATAAACGTTCTCAACGCCGTCAAGAACCACCCCGCCGTTGCCATGGTCTACGGCGCCAGTGAAAACCCGTTCCAGGTGATAATAGCTGAGACCGACCTCGGCAGGAGCGTTCTGGGGATTGTGGACGGCAAGGCCGCCAACAGGATCGAAGACGAGGAGCTCAGGAAGGAGCGCAGGGAACTCGTCGAGAGGATAGGTTACAAGATAGACTGA
- a CDS encoding XTP/dITP diphosphatase → MRLAFITSNPRKVEEAKKYFEPLGVEVYQLRMEYPEIQADTLEEVALFGLEWLARKIDGPFFLDDSGLFIDALGGFPGVYSAYVYRTLGIGGILKLMEGVEDRNAHFRSVIAYWDGGAHIFTGRVDGEITTAPKGSGGFGFDPIFRPRGFDITFAEMTTERKNAISHRGRALKAFADWLKENLK, encoded by the coding sequence ATGAGACTGGCGTTCATCACTTCTAACCCCAGAAAGGTCGAGGAGGCGAAGAAGTACTTCGAACCGCTCGGTGTTGAAGTCTACCAGCTCCGGATGGAGTATCCGGAGATACAGGCGGATACCCTTGAGGAGGTCGCCCTCTTCGGCCTTGAATGGCTTGCCAGAAAGATTGATGGGCCGTTCTTTCTCGATGATTCTGGGCTGTTTATAGATGCCCTCGGCGGCTTCCCTGGAGTGTATTCTGCCTACGTTTACAGAACCCTTGGGATAGGTGGAATCCTCAAGCTGATGGAGGGTGTTGAGGACAGAAATGCCCACTTCAGGAGTGTAATAGCTTACTGGGACGGTGGAGCTCACATCTTTACCGGAAGGGTCGATGGCGAGATAACCACCGCCCCTAAGGGAAGTGGCGGCTTTGGTTTCGACCCGATATTCAGGCCTCGGGGATTTGACATTACTTTTGCCGAAATGACAACCGAGAGGAAGAACGCCATCTCCCACAGGGGGCGTGCCCTGAAGGCCTTTGCTGATTGGCTAAAGGAAAACCTTAAATAA
- a CDS encoding Lrp/AsnC family transcriptional regulator, with translation MVASLDSTDLRLLKELKENARENIASLSKKLGIPRTTVHYRIKKLVEEGVIEKFTVKPNYKKLDLGTTAFILARYEPDSGLSQREVAERIAALEGVYEVHIIAGEWDLLIKVRAPSSEEVGKIVVDRLREIKGVGQTVTMVSFVTVKEEL, from the coding sequence ATGGTAGCATCACTCGATAGCACCGATTTGAGGCTGTTGAAGGAATTAAAGGAAAACGCCAGGGAGAACATAGCTAGTCTCAGCAAGAAGCTGGGGATACCGAGGACCACCGTTCACTACCGCATCAAGAAGCTGGTCGAGGAAGGGGTGATAGAGAAGTTCACGGTCAAGCCCAACTACAAGAAGCTCGACCTCGGGACGACGGCCTTTATACTCGCCAGGTACGAACCCGACTCCGGTCTGAGCCAAAGGGAGGTTGCTGAGAGGATAGCGGCCCTTGAGGGGGTCTACGAAGTCCACATAATAGCCGGCGAATGGGACCTCCTCATAAAGGTACGCGCTCCGAGCTCCGAGGAGGTCGGGAAGATAGTAGTTGACAGGCTCCGGGAGATAAAAGGGGTTGGCCAGACCGTAACTATGGTGTCGTTCGTAACGGTTAAGGAGGAGCTTTAG